Proteins co-encoded in one Kribbella solani genomic window:
- a CDS encoding helix-turn-helix transcriptional regulator, whose protein sequence is MKLEHILLGVLLMRPSTGYDLKRYMDARGTFLRPNTQMSQVYRCLSSMEERGWVWHTVEPRPGAQDAKTYRVTDEGITVFMDWLTAPYSPATLYTRDPGFYGRLAFCGFLQSDQVIELLDREILARQLQIKRFRDRDRSVPEEPELPFDAGLQALVEERTHELGSQYMDQHVAWCIELRAELQRRGSERRIRAVD, encoded by the coding sequence GTGAAGCTCGAGCACATCCTTCTCGGCGTGCTGCTGATGCGCCCGAGCACCGGGTACGACCTGAAGCGGTACATGGACGCCCGCGGGACGTTCCTGCGGCCCAACACCCAGATGAGCCAGGTCTACCGCTGCCTGTCGTCGATGGAGGAGCGCGGCTGGGTCTGGCACACGGTCGAGCCCCGGCCGGGCGCCCAGGACGCCAAGACCTACCGGGTCACCGACGAAGGGATCACGGTGTTCATGGACTGGCTGACGGCTCCGTACTCCCCGGCCACCCTCTACACCAGGGATCCCGGGTTCTACGGGCGGCTCGCATTCTGCGGCTTCCTCCAGTCCGACCAGGTGATCGAGCTGCTCGATCGGGAGATCCTCGCCCGGCAGCTGCAGATCAAGCGCTTCCGGGACCGGGACCGCAGCGTCCCCGAGGAGCCCGAGCTGCCGTTCGACGCCGGCCTGCAGGCCCTGGTCGAGGAGCGGACGCACGAGCTCGGTTCGCAGTACATGGACCAGCACGTCGCCTGGTGCATCGAGCTTCGCGCGGAGTTGCAGCGTCGCGGTTCCGAGCGTCGCATTCGCGCCGTCGACTGA
- a CDS encoding acetylxylan esterase, with the protein MAMFDLSLDKLREYRPDVAAPADLVDFWRRSIEKARTEDLSASFTPIDNKLAVIDTYDVSYAGFGGAPVKGWLHVPAGATGPLPTVVQYHGYSGGRGFAHATTLWAQAGYAHFVMDTRGQGYSSGGLSGTPDASPYAGLNHTPGFMTAGITDPETYYYRRVFIDAVRALDAVRTSPLVDPDKIIVTGGSQGGGISIAAAGLAPLAGIELLGCAPDVPFLCHFQRALEITDKDPYGEIARYLKGFRHDVDAALTTLSYFDGVNLGRLATAPALFSVALMDPICPPSTVFAAYNHYGSEQKDIEVYHYNTHEGGQTYQDVAQLDWFAKIFGAAAAK; encoded by the coding sequence ATGGCCATGTTCGACCTTTCCCTCGACAAGCTCCGCGAGTACCGGCCCGACGTGGCCGCTCCCGCCGACCTGGTCGACTTCTGGCGCCGTTCGATCGAGAAGGCGCGCACCGAGGACCTGTCCGCTTCGTTCACCCCGATCGACAACAAGCTCGCGGTGATCGACACCTACGACGTCAGCTACGCCGGCTTCGGCGGCGCGCCGGTCAAGGGCTGGCTGCACGTGCCGGCCGGAGCCACCGGTCCGCTCCCGACCGTCGTGCAGTACCACGGGTACTCCGGCGGCCGTGGCTTCGCGCACGCGACCACGCTGTGGGCGCAGGCCGGGTACGCGCACTTCGTGATGGACACCCGCGGTCAGGGCTACAGCTCCGGCGGACTCAGCGGTACGCCGGACGCGAGCCCGTACGCGGGCCTGAACCACACGCCGGGCTTCATGACCGCGGGCATCACCGACCCGGAGACGTACTACTACCGGCGCGTGTTCATCGACGCGGTCCGGGCCCTGGACGCGGTCAGGACGTCCCCGCTGGTGGACCCGGACAAGATCATCGTCACCGGCGGCAGTCAGGGCGGCGGGATCTCGATCGCGGCCGCCGGTCTCGCGCCGCTGGCCGGGATCGAACTGCTCGGCTGCGCTCCGGACGTCCCGTTCCTGTGCCACTTCCAGCGGGCGCTGGAGATCACCGACAAGGACCCGTACGGGGAGATCGCCCGGTACCTGAAGGGCTTCCGGCACGACGTCGACGCGGCGCTGACCACGCTGAGCTACTTCGACGGCGTCAACCTCGGCCGGCTGGCCACGGCGCCGGCGCTGTTCTCGGTCGCGCTGATGGACCCGATCTGCCCGCCGTCGACGGTGTTCGCCGCGTACAACCACTACGGCAGCGAGCAGAAGGACATCGAGGTGTACCACTACAACACCCACGAAGGCGGTCAGACGTACCAGGACGTCGCGCAGCTGGACTGGTTCGCGAAGATCTTCGGGGCGGCCGCGGCGAAATAA
- a CDS encoding VOC family protein: MDWKLELVIVPVSDVDRAKKFYTEQLGFAEDVDHRAGDSFRVVQLTPPGSACSITIGTGLTTAAPGTYQGLHLVVNDIEAARAELVERGVEVSEPFHFSAQGKQDGLSPNRADYETFLSLEDPDGNNWQIQEVGRVKA, from the coding sequence ATGGACTGGAAACTCGAGCTCGTGATCGTGCCGGTATCGGACGTCGATCGGGCGAAGAAGTTCTACACCGAACAGCTCGGGTTCGCCGAGGACGTCGACCACCGGGCCGGGGACTCGTTCCGGGTCGTGCAGCTGACCCCGCCGGGGTCGGCCTGCTCGATCACGATCGGGACCGGGCTGACCACGGCGGCACCGGGCACGTACCAGGGGCTGCACCTGGTGGTGAACGACATCGAGGCGGCGCGCGCCGAGCTGGTGGAGCGTGGGGTCGAGGTGAGCGAGCCGTTCCACTTCTCCGCGCAGGGCAAGCAGGACGGCCTCTCGCCGAACCGGGCCGACTACGAGACGTTCCTGTCGCTGGAGGACCCGGACGGCAACAACTGGCAGATCCAGGAGGTCGGCCGGGTCAAGGCGTGA
- a CDS encoding RNA polymerase subunit sigma-70 — protein MTASGAGRSVEAAAFAGDETAFAALAEQHRRELHVHCYRMLASFDDAEDAVQETLLRAWRGLDQYDGRTYFRAWLYRIATNVCIDLTRGRTRRMSTPEARRGSAGELEGVTRRGSPGDLVWLQPYPDRLLDEVAPPADQPDAVVVDRETIELAFLIALQALPARQRAALIARDVLGWSAADTAGLLETTVAAANSALQRARATMQQRLPARRTDWTAPQPTAAEREILDRFIDAHERCDTEAAIAIAAEDLRVTMPPDRLSFDGLAACLPLFERAFGPNRDGDWRLVPTSANRLPAAASYLRRPGDTLYRAFKLDVLQINAGRITEITTFGASRFPAFNLPDHL, from the coding sequence ATGACTGCTTCGGGTGCCGGCCGGTCGGTGGAGGCGGCGGCGTTCGCGGGTGACGAGACCGCGTTCGCCGCGCTCGCCGAGCAGCACCGGCGCGAGTTGCACGTACATTGCTATCGGATGCTCGCGTCTTTCGACGACGCCGAGGACGCCGTCCAGGAAACCTTGCTGCGCGCCTGGCGCGGTCTCGATCAGTACGACGGGCGTACGTACTTCCGCGCCTGGCTGTACCGCATCGCCACCAACGTCTGCATCGACCTCACTCGGGGACGTACGCGCCGCATGTCCACGCCCGAGGCGAGGCGTGGTTCCGCGGGGGAGTTGGAGGGAGTGACCAGGCGTGGTTCTCCGGGTGATCTGGTTTGGTTGCAGCCGTATCCGGATCGGCTGCTGGACGAGGTCGCGCCGCCGGCCGATCAGCCGGACGCGGTCGTGGTGGACCGGGAGACGATCGAGCTGGCATTCCTGATCGCCCTGCAGGCGCTGCCCGCCCGGCAACGCGCGGCGCTGATCGCTCGCGACGTGCTCGGCTGGTCCGCCGCGGACACCGCCGGCCTCCTCGAAACCACCGTCGCCGCCGCGAACAGCGCGCTGCAACGAGCCCGCGCGACGATGCAGCAACGGCTCCCCGCGCGCCGTACGGACTGGACCGCGCCGCAACCGACCGCGGCAGAGCGAGAGATCCTGGACCGCTTCATCGACGCCCACGAACGCTGCGACACCGAGGCAGCCATCGCGATCGCCGCCGAGGACCTCCGCGTCACCATGCCACCGGACCGGCTGAGCTTCGACGGCCTCGCCGCCTGCCTGCCCCTCTTCGAGCGCGCCTTCGGCCCGAACCGCGACGGCGACTGGCGCCTGGTACCCACCTCCGCCAACCGCCTCCCCGCCGCGGCCTCCTACTTACGCCGCCCCGGCGACACCTTGTACCGCGCCTTCAAACTGGACGTCCTCCAGATCAACGCCGGCCGAATCACCGAGATCACCACGTTCGGCGCCTCCCGGTTCCCTGCTTTCAACCTGCCCGACCACTTGTAG
- a CDS encoding IclR family transcriptional regulator domain-containing protein: MPDVSSQGSGYRSRNSTADRALDILLLFDDDTLVLSGARVADHLQVARSTAYRYLQSLTSMGFLEENDGGGFRLGPRVLDLARLARKGVGLSELAQPVMRELARTTGFPVLLTRRTGSAVVCLEREDANQALRLSYERGEILPLNAGAAALVLLAWAPEQVIDEVLDAPLPRFTEATITDPKQLRSRLAEIRDHEYVSSRAELDRDVLGIAAPVRGLGGEVVAAISVAALSHRISDEELPAVGQLVTKAAEQLSVQVARMEIA, from the coding sequence GTGCCGGATGTCAGCTCGCAGGGTTCTGGGTATCGAAGCCGAAACTCCACCGCCGATCGGGCGCTGGACATCCTGCTGCTGTTCGACGACGACACTCTCGTACTCTCCGGCGCCCGCGTGGCCGACCATCTGCAGGTCGCGCGGTCGACCGCCTACCGGTACCTGCAGAGCCTTACCTCGATGGGCTTCCTGGAGGAGAACGACGGCGGCGGCTTCCGGCTGGGCCCGCGGGTGCTCGATCTGGCCCGGCTCGCGCGCAAGGGTGTCGGCCTCTCGGAGCTCGCTCAGCCGGTGATGCGGGAGCTGGCCCGTACCACCGGATTCCCGGTGCTGCTCACCCGTCGAACGGGTTCCGCGGTCGTGTGCCTGGAACGCGAGGACGCCAATCAGGCCTTGCGGCTGTCCTACGAGCGGGGCGAGATCCTGCCGCTGAACGCCGGGGCGGCGGCGCTGGTGCTGCTGGCGTGGGCGCCGGAGCAGGTGATCGACGAGGTTCTCGACGCTCCGCTGCCTCGCTTCACCGAAGCGACCATCACCGATCCCAAGCAGTTGCGGTCCCGGCTGGCCGAGATCCGGGACCACGAGTACGTCAGCAGCAGGGCAGAGCTTGATAGGGACGTGCTCGGCATCGCGGCCCCGGTTCGCGGTCTGGGTGGCGAGGTGGTGGCGGCGATCAGTGTCGCCGCGCTGTCACACCGGATCTCCGACGAGGAACTGCCGGCCGTCGGGCAGCTGGTGACCAAGGCCGCCGAGCAGCTGTCGGTCCAGGTTGCCCGGATGGAGATTGCCTGA
- a CDS encoding serine hydrolase produces MTDKYGKDLVRALIAAINSGDPAELTAFLTVAWQGDLPSPPTPARPESSADPATAAVNLLAMAKSTGELMIMSIDADGTNRIRCLLFAPLIRNWYELTVRIGDDSTVDAFDLEPASAPDWLPAEGNLDSRITQATSYLQELWDADLFSGVVRLTQADDVLYESAYGWADRETERPNLSGTPFNVGSMNKMMTSVCIGQLAEQNLLDLDDTVATHLPGFRLDLTSRITIRQVLHHTSGLGDFFNDRFFAGARETLETVDDHLALIHDDPLLFEPGSRFQYSNGGFIVLGAIIEAKTGRSYFDYVREHVFDVARMTASRFPSADELTDEAIGYTNYTAAGAVVGPRVPHLDTLPRRGAPAGGGYCSAIDLTRFGDALRNDRLVGAKVKATLLDSTDGISRIGGALYTLGFQVHTEHDVVSYGHGGGGPGISSFLDVFPDQDRSLVALSNYDSGARNIRAELRRIFWPAD; encoded by the coding sequence GTGACCGACAAGTACGGAAAAGACCTCGTCCGCGCATTGATCGCGGCCATCAACTCAGGTGATCCCGCCGAGCTGACGGCGTTCCTGACCGTCGCTTGGCAGGGAGACCTGCCGTCGCCGCCCACTCCGGCCCGGCCGGAGTCCTCCGCCGATCCGGCCACGGCCGCCGTCAACCTGCTGGCGATGGCCAAGTCGACCGGCGAGCTGATGATCATGAGCATCGATGCCGACGGCACCAATCGGATCCGGTGCCTGCTGTTCGCTCCGCTGATCCGGAACTGGTACGAGCTCACGGTGCGCATCGGCGACGATTCCACCGTCGACGCTTTCGACTTGGAACCGGCGAGCGCGCCGGACTGGCTGCCCGCCGAAGGCAATCTCGACAGCCGAATCACTCAGGCCACCAGCTACTTGCAGGAGCTGTGGGACGCGGACCTCTTCTCCGGCGTCGTACGTCTGACCCAGGCCGACGACGTCCTCTACGAGAGCGCGTACGGCTGGGCGGACCGGGAGACCGAGCGGCCGAACCTGTCCGGTACGCCCTTCAACGTCGGCTCGATGAACAAGATGATGACGTCGGTCTGCATCGGCCAGCTTGCCGAGCAGAATCTGCTCGACCTGGACGACACCGTCGCCACCCATCTACCTGGCTTCCGCCTGGACCTCACCTCCCGGATCACGATCCGGCAGGTGCTGCACCACACCAGCGGACTGGGCGACTTCTTCAACGACCGGTTCTTCGCCGGCGCGCGCGAAACCCTCGAAACCGTCGACGATCACCTGGCCCTGATCCACGACGACCCGCTGCTGTTCGAGCCGGGCAGCCGCTTCCAGTACAGCAACGGCGGTTTCATCGTGCTGGGTGCCATCATCGAGGCCAAGACCGGACGCTCGTACTTCGACTACGTCCGCGAGCACGTCTTCGACGTCGCGCGGATGACGGCGAGCAGGTTCCCCAGCGCCGACGAGCTGACCGACGAAGCGATTGGTTACACCAACTACACCGCGGCCGGCGCGGTCGTCGGTCCGAGAGTTCCGCACCTCGACACGTTGCCGCGGCGCGGGGCGCCCGCGGGCGGAGGCTACTGCAGCGCGATCGACCTCACGCGGTTCGGCGACGCGCTCCGGAACGACAGGTTGGTCGGGGCAAAGGTGAAGGCGACGCTGCTCGACAGCACTGACGGCATCAGCCGGATCGGCGGGGCCCTCTACACACTGGGCTTTCAGGTGCACACCGAACATGACGTGGTGAGTTACGGCCACGGTGGTGGCGGTCCCGGCATCTCGTCGTTCCTCGACGTGTTCCCCGACCAGGACCGGTCACTGGTTGCCTTGTCCAACTATGACTCGGGCGCCCGGAACATCCGCGCCGAGCTGCGACGGATCTTCTGGCCGGCCGACTGA
- a CDS encoding helix-turn-helix domain-containing protein encodes MAEDLGPSLLEVLAPAGSLETEIAGVTIFAAGDELAIGSGELVLGVGLATEAEICEVIARLSVSKAAALMIKVPAEVSEKIRATAQTHGVPVLGLARDASWFHVAVLLHAMLERWLMIDGELHDSNPVGDLFAFANAVSALMDAPVTVEDPASRVLAFSGRQAEADRERIQAVLERRVPPQARQQLEEMGVFRELHRSREPILVPGFDATMVPRVAVAIRAGEEILGSLWVATKEPLSTERLQALADAAELAALHILRQRSAHDLGRRLSAELLRTVLEDGDGASDAAARLGLKPGPLCVLACQPLGTTGATFEADSQRLAISLDLHLTAIHPHSAVAVIGAMVYAVVSISASKTPGHGVSRIQATAADFVARMGDRAPTVIGIGGPAPSRQGVGRSRSEAERTVRVLRDAGRAAVATFDDVYLETVLDQLGDLLDDEQDRRSGPVARLHAYDAENGTDLTDSLSIYLDAFGDVAAAAAAMKVHPNTLRYRLKRIQEIGQVDLDDPRSRLAVLVQLTTLRGRAD; translated from the coding sequence ACCGAGATCGCCGGCGTCACGATCTTTGCCGCCGGCGACGAACTGGCGATCGGGTCCGGTGAACTCGTTCTGGGTGTCGGGTTGGCCACCGAGGCCGAGATCTGCGAGGTCATCGCCCGGCTGAGCGTGAGCAAGGCAGCCGCGTTGATGATCAAGGTCCCGGCCGAGGTCAGCGAAAAGATCCGGGCCACGGCGCAGACCCACGGCGTACCCGTGCTGGGTCTCGCCCGTGACGCGTCCTGGTTCCACGTCGCGGTGTTGCTGCACGCCATGCTCGAGCGCTGGCTGATGATCGACGGTGAACTGCACGACAGCAACCCGGTCGGGGACCTGTTCGCGTTCGCGAACGCCGTCAGCGCCCTGATGGACGCGCCGGTCACGGTGGAGGACCCGGCGTCGCGGGTGCTGGCCTTCTCCGGCCGGCAGGCCGAGGCCGATCGCGAGCGGATCCAGGCCGTGCTCGAACGGCGCGTGCCACCGCAGGCGCGGCAGCAGCTCGAGGAGATGGGCGTCTTCCGCGAGCTGCACCGCAGTCGCGAACCGATCCTGGTCCCCGGTTTCGACGCGACCATGGTGCCGCGGGTCGCGGTGGCGATCCGGGCCGGCGAGGAAATCCTCGGATCGTTGTGGGTGGCAACCAAAGAGCCGTTGTCCACGGAACGCCTGCAGGCATTGGCCGACGCGGCCGAGCTGGCCGCGTTGCACATCCTCCGGCAACGGAGCGCGCACGACCTCGGCCGGCGACTCAGCGCCGAGCTCCTGCGCACGGTCCTTGAGGACGGCGACGGAGCGAGCGACGCGGCTGCCCGCCTGGGGTTGAAGCCCGGTCCGCTCTGTGTGCTCGCGTGCCAGCCGTTGGGAACCACCGGCGCCACGTTCGAGGCGGACAGCCAGCGGCTGGCGATCTCACTCGACCTGCACCTGACCGCCATCCACCCGCATTCGGCGGTCGCGGTGATCGGAGCGATGGTCTACGCGGTGGTCTCGATCTCCGCGAGCAAAACCCCCGGTCACGGCGTCAGCCGCATCCAGGCGACCGCGGCCGACTTCGTGGCCCGGATGGGCGATCGGGCGCCGACGGTCATCGGCATCGGCGGTCCCGCGCCGTCGCGCCAGGGAGTGGGCCGATCCCGGTCCGAGGCCGAGCGGACCGTGCGTGTACTGCGCGACGCGGGACGCGCGGCGGTGGCCACCTTCGACGACGTCTACCTGGAGACCGTGCTCGACCAGCTGGGTGACCTGCTCGACGACGAGCAGGACCGCCGGAGCGGTCCGGTCGCACGGCTCCACGCGTACGACGCGGAGAACGGAACCGACCTGACCGACTCACTCAGCATCTACCTGGACGCGTTCGGCGATGTCGCCGCGGCGGCGGCCGCGATGAAGGTCCATCCGAACACGCTTCGCTACCGCCTGAAGCGGATCCAGGAGATCGGCCAGGTCGACCTGGACGACCCGAGATCCAGGCTGGCGGTGCTCGTCCAACTCACCACGCTGCGCGGCCGGGCCGATTAG